CTAAGAATATATATGTTCAAAGTATGAAAAACAAACGAATTGAGAATATTATAAATGAACTAGTTGACCAATATACTTATGCGGACACAAGTGAAAGACCTTGGATAATTGGTTTTAGCGGAGGTAAAGATTCTACAGTTTTACTAACTTTGGTTTGGAGAGCATTAGAAAAAATTCGTAAAGAAATGCCATATCCTTTTCAATTGAAAAGGCAGGTTTATGTTGTTTGTAATGATACAATGGTCGAGAACCCAATAATAACAGAATATGTTGATGATGTTCTAACAAAAATTGAACAAGCTGCCAGAGAACAAAATTTGCCTATTTTTATACAAAAAACAATTCCCAAAATAGAAGCTACTTTTTGGGTTAATGTTCTTGGAAAAGGATACCCTGTTCCAAATAATTCATTCCGTTGGTGTACTGATAAGTTAAAAATTAGACCCACTTCGTCATTTATAACTGAACAAATAAATGAAAAAGGGGAAGCAATAGTTCTTATCGGAGTAAGAAGTGCAGAAAGCAGCTCAAGAGGACGGTCAATAAGAAAACATGAGATAAAAGGGAAACGCTTGTCAAAACATCCGAATCATCATAACACATTAGTTTATTCACCTATTAAAGAATTAATGTTGGAAGAAATTTGGTATATAATTAATGCTTTACCTTCACCTTGGGGATATGATAATTCAAAATTATTCAAAATATATGCAAACGCAAGTGCAGATGATTATGAATGTCCTACTGTTGTTACAGACAAAAATCATTCATCTTGTGGACAAAGTCGTTTTGGTTGTTGGACTTGTACAGTAGTAAAAGAAGATAAATCAATGACTGCTTTAATTAAAAATGGTGAAAATTGGCTTGCACCACTTTTGAAATACAGAGATAGTTTGGTTGTAGAACGAAATGTTTCTGAAAACAGAATGGCGACTAGGCGAAACGGTCAAGCCGCAGTTACAGAAGACGGTCATAAACAAGGTAATTATGCACCAGAATATCGAGCAAAAAAATTACGTGAATTATTGGAATTACAAAAAGGAATTCAAAAAACAAATCCATTAGTTGAGTTGATAACAAATCAAGAACTAATAGCCATTCAAGTGTATTGGTATAGAGATGGTATTTTTGATTTTAAGGTTGGTGAAATATATGCAAAGA
The DNA window shown above is from Bacteroidales bacterium and carries:
- the dndC gene encoding DNA phosphorothioation system sulfurtransferase DndC yields the protein MKNKRIENIINELVDQYTYADTSERPWIIGFSGGKDSTVLLTLVWRALEKIRKEMPYPFQLKRQVYVVCNDTMVENPIITEYVDDVLTKIEQAAREQNLPIFIQKTIPKIEATFWVNVLGKGYPVPNNSFRWCTDKLKIRPTSSFITEQINEKGEAIVLIGVRSAESSSRGRSIRKHEIKGKRLSKHPNHHNTLVYSPIKELMLEEIWYIINALPSPWGYDNSKLFKIYANASADDYECPTVVTDKNHSSCGQSRFGCWTCTVVKEDKSMTALIKNGENWLAPLLKYRDSLVVERNVSENRMATRRNGQAAVTEDGHKQGNYAPEYRAKKLRELLELQKGIQKTNPLVELITNQELIAIQVYWYRDGIFDFKVGEIYAKIFGREIETENSNIESTIEKQLLKNVCQQEPNSTLLS